The following coding sequences lie in one Candidatus Planktophila sulfonica genomic window:
- a CDS encoding acyltransferase family protein, translated as MRIPQIQALRAFAATLVVVYHAGITSGGYIGVDIFYVISGYLITGLLLRELDKTGTLGLKAFYLRRIKRLLPTSFFVLFVTGVTAWYLYPATMRADLGKDIAAASIYISNYLFAFWQMDYQNLSAVPPVVIHYWSLAVEEQFYLFWPFIILALYKRGGRRTVGFGILAISIASFLFSLFQTSTEPIWAFYSLPTRAWELGVGALLLYIPQRIKFSQNYLWIALALFIYGTLQFRDNTPFPGTAALVPVLATAISIAAVHSWPKVLNSIGSHRIVQWLGEISYPLYLWHWPLLVIPAIYFGRNLTIFERVLAVLATLLFAELTHRYIEEPLRHAKLPQKTVIRGGVAATVISLTLGLAINSSYSDIVTLKDGKKISLQEIMKKPVVYDDGCHVNNGETTSPDCTYGVRGSSRKIVLFGDSHAAQWFPTLEKLAREQRFELISLTKSACPGAAVTKVDTGEYKNSDCFAWRDYAYKRIKSINPDAVLVSGFQHFEVPSQYSSRESWWREGQGKTYNSLRGSSPRIIYISDTPHPNRDIPSCIASGSLDRCNGSERSTPIFSPGFLKINPTSWLCERNCPGVIDGVVAYRDASHLSVDMARALSPNLLQALRNLGALSKTSDEQK; from the coding sequence ATGCGCATCCCCCAAATTCAAGCTCTACGCGCTTTTGCTGCAACTCTTGTAGTTGTTTATCACGCTGGAATCACATCGGGTGGATATATCGGCGTCGATATTTTCTACGTAATCTCCGGTTACCTGATCACAGGATTGCTATTACGCGAGTTAGATAAGACCGGAACTCTTGGGCTTAAGGCCTTCTATCTCCGGCGCATCAAGCGCCTCTTGCCGACATCTTTCTTCGTTCTCTTTGTAACAGGCGTAACTGCTTGGTATCTATATCCCGCGACAATGCGCGCAGATCTGGGTAAAGATATTGCCGCTGCCAGTATTTACATCTCTAACTATCTGTTCGCTTTCTGGCAGATGGATTATCAAAATCTCAGCGCTGTTCCACCAGTAGTAATTCACTATTGGTCGTTGGCTGTTGAAGAACAGTTCTATCTCTTCTGGCCATTCATCATTCTCGCCCTGTACAAACGTGGGGGTCGCCGAACAGTTGGATTTGGAATTCTTGCAATCTCCATTGCATCGTTCCTCTTTAGTTTGTTTCAAACATCTACAGAACCAATCTGGGCTTTCTACTCGCTACCTACGCGCGCTTGGGAACTCGGAGTAGGTGCGCTACTTCTCTATATCCCTCAGCGAATAAAGTTCTCCCAGAACTACCTTTGGATCGCTCTCGCACTCTTTATCTACGGAACTCTTCAGTTCAGAGATAACACCCCATTCCCAGGAACGGCGGCACTCGTACCGGTTCTGGCTACAGCTATCTCCATTGCGGCAGTGCATTCTTGGCCGAAAGTTCTTAACTCCATCGGAAGCCACCGAATAGTTCAGTGGTTAGGCGAGATTTCATATCCTCTCTATCTATGGCATTGGCCTCTCTTGGTTATTCCGGCGATTTACTTTGGTCGGAATTTAACGATTTTTGAACGCGTCCTCGCTGTATTGGCAACGCTCCTTTTTGCCGAACTCACACATCGATATATAGAAGAGCCACTTCGTCACGCAAAACTTCCACAAAAGACGGTCATTCGTGGAGGCGTTGCAGCAACGGTAATTTCTCTCACGTTAGGTCTTGCGATTAATTCATCGTATTCAGATATCGTCACCTTGAAGGATGGCAAGAAGATTTCACTACAAGAAATCATGAAAAAGCCAGTTGTCTATGACGATGGATGTCATGTGAATAATGGTGAAACAACATCCCCAGACTGCACTTACGGAGTTCGAGGGTCATCGCGCAAGATTGTTCTCTTTGGAGACTCTCATGCAGCGCAATGGTTCCCAACACTCGAGAAGTTAGCCCGTGAGCAGAGATTCGAATTGATTTCGCTTACCAAGTCGGCATGCCCAGGGGCTGCGGTTACGAAGGTAGATACTGGCGAATATAAGAACTCTGATTGCTTTGCGTGGCGTGATTACGCGTATAAGCGAATAAAGTCGATTAATCCTGATGCGGTTCTTGTGAGCGGGTTCCAACACTTCGAAGTTCCATCACAGTACTCAAGTCGTGAATCTTGGTGGCGTGAAGGTCAAGGCAAGACTTATAACTCGCTTCGCGGAAGTTCACCGCGAATCATCTATATCTCCGACACTCCACATCCAAACCGCGATATTCCAAGCTGTATCGCTTCTGGAAGTCTTGACCGATGCAACGGTTCTGAACGTTCAACTCCGATCTTCTCCCCTGGATTCTTGAAAATCAATCCGACTTCTTGGCTTTGTGAACGCAATTGCCCTGGGGTTATTGATGGCGTTGTTGCTTATCGCGATGCTTCGCACCTATCGGTCGACATGGCGCGTGCGCTCTCACCTAATCTGCTGCAAGCTCTAAGAAATCTTGGTGCGCTCAGCAAGACATCTGATGAGCAGAAGTAG
- a CDS encoding thymidine kinase, protein MAELVYYCGTMDSGKSTLALQTAHNHKSRGRSGLIFTNKDRAGSGVISSRLGLKSDAIEVEPELDIHKFVVEHLSMGDRIDYIICDEAQFYQPDQIDGLAKIVDGLGIDVYAFGILADFRTKLFPGSARLVELADRVNTLQVEALCWCGSRATHNARTVNGVMVTEGEQVVVGDVGKSDEVAYEVLCRRHHMRQVTARASRAGHISSDPLPFNE, encoded by the coding sequence GTGGCTGAATTGGTGTATTACTGCGGAACAATGGATAGCGGAAAATCAACTCTTGCTCTCCAAACTGCGCATAACCATAAAAGCCGGGGACGTTCAGGTCTGATCTTTACCAATAAGGACCGAGCTGGTTCCGGTGTCATTAGTTCCCGTTTGGGACTGAAGTCAGATGCGATTGAAGTAGAACCTGAACTCGATATCCATAAATTTGTAGTTGAACATCTCTCCATGGGCGATCGCATCGATTACATCATCTGCGATGAAGCTCAGTTCTATCAGCCAGATCAAATTGACGGCTTGGCCAAGATTGTTGATGGACTTGGCATTGATGTCTACGCATTTGGGATCCTTGCTGATTTCCGAACGAAACTCTTTCCGGGTTCCGCCCGACTCGTCGAGCTAGCCGATCGCGTAAATACTCTTCAGGTTGAAGCTCTCTGCTGGTGCGGTTCACGCGCTACGCACAATGCCCGTACCGTCAACGGCGTCATGGTTACTGAGGGCGAGCAGGTTGTTGTTGGCGATGTTGGTAAGAGCGATGAAGTCGCATACGAAGTTCTCTGCCGTCGCCACCATATGCGACAAGTTACAGCGCGCGCATCGCGTGCAGGTCATATAAGTTCTGATCCCCTCCCATTCAACGAGTAG
- a CDS encoding NAD(P)-dependent alcohol dehydrogenase produces the protein MNTRSYAVMEAKKPLVPFEFNRRDLGAHDVALDIAYAGICHSDIHQAREEWGPAIFPMVPGHEIAGTVTSVGSSVTKFKVGDKIGVGVFVDSCRTCENCKQGLQQYCLEGMTGTYNQLERDGKTVAMGGYSNYFVINEDYAVHIPANLPLEGVAPLLCAGITLYSPIKHWNVGPGKKVAVMGLGGLGHMGVKFAVAMGAEVTVLSHSPHKKDDALAMGAHHFVATNDDSVFAAHSKTFDVILNTVSAELDINKYVSLLKLDGTLVVIGLPGKPYAVHVGSLLDGRRSIAGSMIGGIPQLQEMLNFCGEKSIVSDVEVIKADYINEAYERTVASDVKYRFVIDASTI, from the coding sequence ATGAATACACGCTCCTACGCAGTGATGGAAGCAAAGAAGCCTCTCGTTCCTTTCGAATTCAATCGTCGCGACCTTGGGGCGCACGATGTCGCACTTGATATTGCATATGCGGGTATCTGCCATAGCGACATTCACCAGGCACGTGAAGAATGGGGTCCCGCGATTTTCCCAATGGTTCCGGGGCATGAAATCGCCGGTACTGTCACATCAGTTGGATCGTCTGTTACGAAATTCAAGGTTGGCGACAAGATTGGCGTTGGCGTATTCGTTGATTCATGCCGCACCTGTGAAAACTGCAAGCAAGGTTTGCAGCAGTACTGCCTCGAAGGAATGACCGGCACATATAACCAACTAGAACGCGATGGCAAGACCGTTGCCATGGGTGGTTACTCAAATTACTTCGTGATTAACGAAGATTACGCCGTACACATTCCTGCAAATCTTCCACTCGAAGGAGTTGCACCGCTTCTGTGTGCGGGAATCACACTTTATTCTCCAATTAAGCATTGGAACGTTGGACCTGGCAAGAAAGTTGCCGTCATGGGCCTCGGAGGTCTTGGCCATATGGGAGTTAAGTTCGCTGTCGCTATGGGCGCAGAAGTAACTGTTCTCTCTCATTCACCTCATAAGAAGGATGACGCTCTTGCAATGGGCGCCCATCACTTCGTTGCAACTAATGATGACTCTGTATTTGCTGCGCATTCAAAGACTTTTGACGTCATTCTAAACACAGTCAGCGCTGAACTTGATATCAATAAGTACGTCTCGCTCTTGAAGCTCGATGGGACTTTGGTGGTAATCGGTCTTCCTGGTAAGCCTTATGCAGTGCATGTGGGATCACTTCTTGATGGTCGACGCTCAATCGCGGGCTCAATGATTGGTGGCATTCCGCAATTACAAGAGATGCTCAACTTCTGCGGAGAAAAATCAATAGTGAGCGATGTTGAAGTCATCAAGGCTGATTACATCAACGAGGCATACGAACGAACAGTTGCAAGTGATGTGAAGTACCGATTTGTAATCGACGCTTCAACAATCTAG
- a CDS encoding DUF554 domain-containing protein → MFAGLGTLINVIAIIIGSTIGIGAGSRLTKKSLSLITDILGLITLLGAASALMPLWSSTFIDSLPNGSTLLVILGAMLLGGLIGSALSLENRLDKFGETLRQKFKASSDGPFIEGFVSASLLFVIGPLAILGSVSDGMSEGLDQLILKSSLDFFAAMAFASSLGWGVAASAIPVAIYQGAWTLVGLFLGSVLQPYQIDAMTICGGLMLVGIGLRLLDIKKIAVANILPALIIAPVIATLLHQFI, encoded by the coding sequence ATGTTTGCAGGTCTAGGAACGCTCATCAATGTCATTGCAATTATCATTGGATCCACCATTGGTATCGGTGCCGGAAGTCGCTTGACCAAGAAATCGCTGAGCCTCATCACCGACATTCTTGGTCTCATCACTTTGCTCGGGGCGGCATCAGCGCTTATGCCGCTATGGTCATCGACCTTTATTGATTCACTTCCTAATGGATCGACCCTCCTCGTTATTCTGGGTGCAATGTTGCTTGGTGGACTTATCGGATCTGCGCTCTCTCTTGAAAATAGATTGGATAAGTTTGGCGAAACTCTGCGCCAGAAATTCAAGGCATCAAGTGACGGACCCTTTATTGAAGGATTTGTTTCAGCTTCGCTTCTCTTTGTGATTGGACCACTTGCAATACTCGGAAGCGTAAGCGACGGAATGTCAGAGGGCTTGGATCAATTGATTCTGAAATCCTCTCTCGACTTCTTTGCGGCAATGGCTTTTGCCTCATCACTGGGATGGGGAGTTGCGGCCTCTGCTATTCCCGTTGCGATTTATCAAGGCGCCTGGACCTTGGTCGGACTCTTTTTGGGCTCAGTCCTTCAGCCTTATCAAATCGATGCCATGACTATCTGTGGAGGCCTAATGCTCGTGGGCATTGGATTACGCCTTTTGGATATCAAGAAGATCGCAGTAGCAAACATATTGCCGGCGCTCATTATCGCGCCAGTAATCGCCACACTGCTACATCAATTTATTTGA
- a CDS encoding YczE/YyaS/YitT family protein codes for MKFSELLSVLKPHKTVPVTPWRAEHRWQLSPTRVLILFFGLAIFGLGDSLLVQGNVGNAPWTVFSQGLTLKTGMSIGWATFVISVFVLLIWIPLNEKPGFGTLSNIVLIATFIEVGTHIFPKQNSTLSGVFFSLLGIAMVGLGSALYITCGLGPGPRDGAMTGIHYKTGIRVGRVRLGIEVLVLIIGWLMGGTVGIGTALFALLIGQSVAIFLGVVARLTHK; via the coding sequence ATGAAATTTTCCGAACTTCTTAGCGTTCTCAAGCCACATAAGACAGTTCCGGTTACTCCTTGGCGCGCAGAACATAGATGGCAACTCTCCCCCACTCGTGTACTCATTCTCTTCTTTGGCCTTGCAATCTTCGGTCTCGGTGATTCACTTTTGGTTCAGGGCAACGTCGGCAACGCTCCATGGACTGTCTTCTCTCAGGGTTTAACGTTGAAAACAGGAATGAGTATTGGGTGGGCAACATTCGTTATAAGCGTTTTCGTTCTTCTTATCTGGATTCCGCTCAATGAGAAACCAGGTTTTGGAACGCTTTCAAATATTGTTCTCATCGCCACTTTTATTGAAGTTGGCACACATATCTTCCCTAAACAGAACTCAACCTTGTCAGGCGTCTTCTTTTCACTCCTTGGAATCGCGATGGTTGGCCTCGGCTCAGCGCTCTACATCACCTGTGGACTTGGGCCTGGTCCACGCGATGGAGCTATGACTGGAATTCACTACAAGACCGGAATCAGAGTCGGCCGAGTTCGCCTCGGCATCGAGGTCCTCGTTCTGATCATCGGATGGCTCATGGGTGGGACCGTCGGCATCGGAACAGCGCTATTTGCCCTCTTGATCGGCCAATCTGTGGCAATTTTCCTTGGGGTCGTGGCGCGTTTAACCCATAAGTAG
- a CDS encoding NCS2 family permease — MLDSFFKISERGSTVGREVRGGLVTFFTMAYIVALNPLIIGLSKDADGKFLGGGDAPNLALVAAMTALMAGVLTILMGVVGNYPLALATGLGLNTFVAVGIASKMTWADAMGLIVLEGIIITILVLTGFRTAVFKAVPAQLKIAISVGIGLFIALIGLVDAGFVRRTGAGPVPVTLGDGGTLVGWPIVVFALGLFLTIGLIVKKVKGAILIGIVVATAVAVFIETTLKVGPLFDGATGKVNPKGWNLNVPAMPEKVVATPDFSLFGQFNLFGSLDRVPLITVILLVFTLLLSDFFDTVGTVTAIGHEANLIDRDGNIPNNDRILLVDSLAAVGGGVGSISSNTSYIESAAGVGEGARTGLASVVTGVCFLLTTFLAPLVAIIPYEAATPALVIVGFLMMTQIKGIDWEDYGIAIPAFLTIILMPFTYNISVGIGAGFVTHVVIRYIQGRRKDVHPLLLLVSGLFMIYFLTSPINQWVG, encoded by the coding sequence ATGCTCGATAGTTTCTTCAAAATATCTGAACGTGGCTCCACTGTAGGTCGTGAAGTTCGTGGCGGTCTCGTCACATTCTTCACCATGGCTTACATCGTGGCGCTTAATCCACTCATCATTGGTCTTAGCAAGGATGCAGATGGAAAATTCCTTGGTGGTGGAGATGCTCCTAACCTAGCTCTCGTCGCCGCAATGACAGCTCTTATGGCTGGCGTACTGACGATCCTTATGGGAGTTGTCGGTAACTACCCACTTGCGCTCGCAACAGGACTCGGTCTCAACACCTTCGTCGCAGTTGGAATTGCATCAAAGATGACATGGGCAGATGCCATGGGCCTTATCGTTCTTGAAGGAATCATCATCACAATTTTGGTTCTCACAGGATTTAGAACTGCTGTCTTCAAGGCAGTTCCAGCACAGTTGAAGATCGCTATCTCAGTTGGTATCGGTCTCTTCATCGCCCTTATCGGTCTTGTTGACGCAGGCTTCGTTCGTCGTACAGGAGCTGGTCCAGTACCAGTAACTCTCGGCGATGGCGGAACCCTCGTCGGCTGGCCAATTGTCGTCTTCGCACTTGGTCTCTTCCTTACTATCGGTTTGATAGTCAAGAAAGTTAAGGGTGCAATCCTTATCGGTATTGTTGTTGCAACAGCAGTTGCTGTCTTCATTGAAACAACTCTGAAGGTTGGTCCACTTTTTGACGGAGCTACAGGTAAGGTCAATCCAAAGGGATGGAACCTCAACGTTCCTGCAATGCCTGAGAAGGTAGTCGCAACACCTGATTTCAGCCTCTTCGGCCAATTCAACCTCTTCGGCTCACTCGATCGCGTTCCATTGATCACTGTGATCCTGCTTGTCTTCACCCTTTTGCTCTCAGACTTCTTCGACACTGTCGGAACAGTTACAGCAATTGGTCACGAGGCAAACCTCATCGATCGCGATGGAAATATTCCTAACAACGATCGCATTCTTCTCGTTGACTCACTCGCAGCAGTCGGCGGCGGCGTTGGAAGCATCTCTTCTAACACCAGTTACATCGAATCAGCTGCTGGCGTTGGCGAAGGAGCTCGTACAGGTCTTGCATCCGTGGTCACAGGTGTGTGCTTCTTGCTCACAACCTTCCTTGCGCCACTCGTAGCAATCATTCCTTACGAAGCAGCTACTCCGGCTCTTGTCATCGTTGGTTTCTTGATGATGACTCAGATTAAGGGTATCGATTGGGAAGATTACGGAATTGCAATTCCTGCATTCCTTACAATCATCTTGATGCCATTTACCTACAACATCTCAGTTGGTATCGGTGCTGGTTTCGTAACTCACGTTGTGATCCGCTATATCCAAGGTCGTCGCAAGGATGTACATCCATTGCTTCTCTTAGTATCAGGTCTCTTCATGATTTACTTCCTCACATCACCTATCAACCAGTGGGTTGGTTAA
- a CDS encoding uracil-DNA glycosylase: protein MKDLASSHVHSSWETVFEPINPLIAELLSKIASEDLSPSLDSIFRAFQFDLDSIRCVIVGQDPYPTPGNAMGLAFSTPPSVERIPQSLRNIFKELEDDQGITPPTSGDLSAWSAAGVLLLNRVLTTRQGESNAHTNIGWQRITDHIASELGKRDVVAVLWGKQAQELSIFFTYKIEGVHPSPLSAYRGFFGSKPFTQVNQLLVAQGREPIDWKL, encoded by the coding sequence ATGAAGGATCTCGCTTCTTCGCACGTGCACTCTAGTTGGGAAACGGTCTTTGAACCGATAAATCCACTCATTGCAGAGTTGCTCTCGAAGATTGCAAGTGAGGATTTATCACCTTCTCTCGATTCAATTTTTCGAGCCTTTCAATTCGACCTCGACTCAATCAGATGCGTGATTGTCGGCCAAGATCCCTATCCAACGCCGGGTAATGCCATGGGGCTTGCATTTTCAACGCCACCATCAGTGGAAAGGATTCCACAAAGTTTGAGAAATATTTTTAAGGAATTGGAAGATGATCAAGGAATCACACCGCCAACCAGCGGTGATCTTTCTGCCTGGAGTGCTGCAGGTGTCCTGTTGCTCAATCGGGTGCTGACAACGCGGCAAGGGGAATCAAATGCTCATACCAATATTGGATGGCAACGAATAACTGATCACATTGCCTCCGAGTTAGGTAAGAGAGATGTCGTTGCAGTTCTTTGGGGCAAGCAAGCTCAAGAACTTTCAATATTCTTCACCTACAAAATTGAGGGCGTTCATCCAAGTCCGCTGAGCGCCTATAGAGGATTCTTTGGATCTAAACCTTTTACTCAAGTAAATCAGCTCTTGGTTGCACAAGGGCGAGAACCCATCGACTGGAAGCTATAA
- a CDS encoding ABC transporter ATP-binding protein, with product MSSQRVLELRDVSVRRGVRTILGPINFAISEGERWVVLGPNGAGKSTLLQILATRIFPTQGQVKVLDKEMGRVDLWELRNRIGICGTLISEDIPYDEKVRDVVLTAAYAVLGRWNEAYDLWDESRAVALLTTFGVRDFADRDYGTLSDGEKKRVQISRALMADPELLLLDEPTSGLDLGGREDLLKRFSQFASDPAAPASILVTHHIEEIPSGTTHALILKDGAVAVSGPIHEVITSEHMSAVFELPMEVRNEGSRFFARAL from the coding sequence ATGAGTAGCCAACGCGTCCTCGAATTGAGGGATGTTTCTGTCCGCCGTGGCGTTCGCACCATTCTCGGTCCCATCAACTTTGCAATATCTGAGGGGGAGAGATGGGTTGTTCTTGGACCCAACGGAGCAGGCAAATCCACGCTCCTTCAAATTCTTGCAACCAGAATTTTCCCAACGCAAGGCCAAGTAAAAGTCTTAGATAAAGAGATGGGCCGCGTAGATCTTTGGGAACTTCGTAATCGCATCGGCATCTGCGGAACTTTGATTTCGGAAGATATTCCATACGACGAGAAAGTTCGCGATGTTGTTCTTACAGCGGCTTACGCTGTTCTTGGAAGATGGAATGAGGCTTATGACCTCTGGGATGAATCTCGCGCAGTTGCGCTTTTAACCACATTTGGTGTCAGAGATTTTGCGGATCGAGATTATGGAACCTTGAGTGATGGTGAGAAGAAGCGAGTTCAGATTTCTCGGGCACTTATGGCTGACCCAGAACTGCTATTACTTGATGAACCAACCTCGGGGCTCGATTTAGGTGGTCGAGAAGATTTGCTGAAACGATTTTCGCAATTCGCCTCAGACCCTGCTGCGCCGGCATCCATACTTGTGACGCACCATATCGAAGAGATTCCAAGTGGAACTACGCATGCCCTTATTCTCAAAGATGGCGCAGTTGCTGTCTCGGGCCCAATTCATGAAGTCATCACTTCGGAACATATGTCAGCAGTCTTTGAACTACCTATGGAAGTTCGCAATGAAGGATCTCGCTTCTTCGCACGTGCACTCTAG
- the serB gene encoding phosphoserine phosphatase SerB, translating into MSDEKSEFTGLILVSGIDTPGITQALFETLAPFAITVLDIEQVVIRERLILTVLISLNPAHSEAIEEDLQLCGQKLGVDIATSFLEQGQSSIAAKTGLVHVVALGSPLAPTAIAAIASAIASRGGNIERIHRTASYPITAIEFIVSDADQTDIRACLAEVTTAHSVDIAVSPGGLMRWAKKLVVMDVDSTLIQQEVIELLANKAGVQEKVKEITDSAMRGELDFNESLRARVALLAGLPESVITEVQKEIALTPGARTLVKTLHQLGHSVAVVSGGFVSVIEPLVKELGIAHYRANTLEIIDGKLTGKVIEPIIDRAAKATALRDFAEIEGVQLEQTVAIGDGANDLDMISIAGLGIAFNAKPAVKAAAASSVSAPYLDSVLYLLGISREDIEEAGAQRK; encoded by the coding sequence ATGAGCGATGAAAAGAGTGAATTCACTGGCCTAATTCTCGTCTCTGGTATCGATACTCCAGGCATTACCCAGGCGCTCTTTGAGACCCTGGCACCATTTGCGATCACTGTTCTCGACATTGAGCAAGTTGTCATCCGCGAGCGATTGATTCTGACTGTCCTTATCTCACTCAACCCGGCGCATTCCGAAGCAATTGAGGAAGATCTTCAACTGTGTGGGCAGAAACTCGGCGTTGATATCGCGACTTCATTCCTTGAACAAGGTCAATCTTCCATTGCAGCGAAAACTGGCCTAGTACATGTTGTTGCACTCGGCAGCCCATTGGCACCAACGGCCATAGCTGCAATCGCATCGGCCATTGCATCTCGCGGCGGAAATATCGAACGAATTCATCGCACTGCAAGCTACCCAATCACTGCGATCGAATTCATCGTTTCAGATGCGGACCAAACAGATATCCGCGCATGCCTTGCTGAAGTTACGACTGCGCACTCTGTTGATATTGCCGTGTCCCCCGGCGGTCTGATGCGTTGGGCTAAGAAGCTCGTTGTCATGGACGTTGATTCAACCCTGATTCAACAAGAGGTCATCGAACTACTCGCCAACAAGGCAGGAGTTCAGGAGAAGGTAAAAGAGATTACCGACTCAGCAATGAGAGGCGAGCTCGACTTTAACGAGAGCCTTCGTGCACGAGTGGCTCTGCTTGCAGGTCTACCTGAATCTGTTATTACCGAAGTTCAAAAGGAAATCGCGCTTACACCTGGTGCGCGAACACTTGTGAAAACTCTCCATCAACTCGGGCATAGCGTTGCTGTCGTCTCAGGTGGATTCGTCTCAGTTATCGAGCCGCTCGTTAAAGAGCTAGGCATTGCCCATTACCGTGCCAATACCCTTGAAATCATCGATGGGAAGTTAACAGGTAAGGTCATTGAGCCAATTATTGATCGAGCAGCCAAGGCAACCGCTCTCAGAGATTTTGCTGAAATCGAAGGCGTCCAACTTGAGCAGACTGTTGCAATCGGTGATGGTGCAAATGATCTCGATATGATTTCGATTGCGGGACTTGGAATAGCATTCAACGCGAAGCCAGCAGTTAAGGCAGCGGCGGCAAGTTCTGTCAGCGCGCCATACTTGGATTCAGTTCTCTATCTCCTCGGAATTTCGCGTGAAGATATTGAAGAAGCTGGCGCGCAGCGAAAGTAA
- the hisG gene encoding ATP phosphoribosyltransferase, whose amino-acid sequence MLRIAVPNKGSLADASIAILKEAGYRQRTDSRDLVLADPDNSVEFYYLRPRDIAIYVGSGELEAGITGRDLLIDSGAKAEEVLALDFGSSTFRFAAPASTQWKPSDIAGKRVATAYPGLVEKHLADLNISASVVRLDGAVESSVRLGVADLIADVVSTGNTLKQAGLAVFGEPILVSEAIVIKRTGSELPAGLEILIRRLQGVVTARQYVLLDYDIPTSSVDKACAITPGLESPTISPLQKADWVAVRAMVLRKDTNRLMDELWALGARGILVTDIHACRL is encoded by the coding sequence ATGTTACGTATAGCTGTTCCTAATAAAGGCTCACTCGCCGATGCATCCATCGCAATTCTCAAAGAGGCTGGCTATAGACAACGCACCGATTCTCGCGATCTAGTTCTCGCGGACCCAGATAACTCGGTTGAGTTCTATTATCTTCGCCCACGCGATATCGCGATCTATGTTGGTTCTGGCGAACTAGAGGCTGGGATAACTGGACGTGACTTGCTGATTGATTCAGGGGCTAAAGCTGAGGAAGTTCTCGCACTAGATTTTGGTTCGTCTACTTTTAGGTTTGCAGCACCCGCTAGCACCCAGTGGAAGCCTTCAGATATAGCCGGTAAGCGAGTTGCAACTGCTTACCCAGGGCTAGTTGAAAAACACCTTGCTGATTTGAATATTTCAGCATCTGTTGTACGCCTCGATGGCGCAGTCGAAAGTAGCGTTCGTCTCGGAGTCGCAGATCTCATCGCTGACGTTGTAAGCACCGGAAACACATTGAAACAGGCTGGCTTAGCAGTATTCGGCGAACCTATTCTGGTCTCAGAGGCAATTGTCATTAAGAGAACAGGTTCAGAGTTACCGGCTGGACTTGAAATTCTCATTCGACGCCTGCAGGGCGTTGTCACTGCGCGTCAATATGTTCTTCTTGATTACGATATTCCAACATCGAGCGTTGATAAAGCTTGTGCGATTACTCCAGGTCTTGAATCTCCCACAATCTCACCATTACAGAAGGCGGATTGGGTGGCTGTTCGTGCAATGGTTCTTCGTAAAGATACTAATCGTCTGATGGATGAACTGTGGGCACTTGGTGCTCGCGGAATTCTTGTTACAGATATTCACGCCTGCAGACTCTAA
- a CDS encoding phosphoribosyl-ATP diphosphatase — translation MKSFDQLWQELAQKAVDRPEGSGTVAALDAGVHSIGKKILEEAGEVWLAAEHETDEALAEEISQLIYHLQTLMLARGLTPADIYKFL, via the coding sequence ATGAAGTCTTTTGATCAGCTCTGGCAAGAGTTGGCACAGAAGGCGGTAGACCGCCCTGAAGGCTCTGGCACGGTCGCCGCTCTCGATGCAGGAGTCCACAGCATCGGTAAGAAGATTCTTGAAGAAGCTGGCGAAGTCTGGCTTGCTGCCGAACATGAGACCGATGAGGCGTTAGCTGAAGAAATCAGTCAGCTCATTTATCATCTTCAAACTTTGATGCTCGCACGAGGCTTAACGCCTGCTGATATCTATAAGTTTCTTTAA